From one Stieleria sp. JC731 genomic stretch:
- a CDS encoding AAA family ATPase, with protein sequence MSDPNFWSIISVALALAVTLIGALLALLAYGHHRRQAIRFWEREQRLPDATRLANLQVQIEELREEYDTLKDNVFDAQQTIEAAENQRQWMEDAKEEIARLEEDKLEVARIQNELETAQSQLASLNEQKSGLDGEIADRKSQLEELDERQRTLALDLQDLQRELERAAALREEITQLEDRKKAAQEQAEQLEEAAAQLRRKLEVQIEQQKRAAREEADRFEQAAAQARRKLEDELEQQKRAAKEEVDSLDRELNDLKRRREESEAAASKLQESLDRLKNERTDLEKERRKLASEVAQLESKSNALSAQIPTLETMFDNLSSAVAQHDGPTKPEENEIWQPVLPVLESTLQKSRSEQECLEDLAGSLVSFGLKFDRRTLYAFHTSLKTTDSSPLVTLAGVSGTGKSELPRRYAEATGINFLNVAVQPRWDSPQDLFGFYDYLERRFRPTDLTRALIQMDPIGAENDRGWNPPQGYEQQRLPNQLLLVLLDEMNLARIEYYFSEFLSRLETRRSIDPKNSQRRKLAEIPLDVGGRRSGQPPMQLFVDKNVLFVGTMNEDETTQALSDKVIDRANVLRFGSPNSIVPVPASQRNGRLSGSRPRLTRDTWEGWCKTSEALTEVERGTLLDWIGELRGSMDQVNRPFAYRVAHSMLEYAANYPDVERHLDFVIADQIEQKILPKLMGLNPQDPSVQRAFGTIDRILEKVDDDALKTKIEICRKDDYFQWTGIDRTEV encoded by the coding sequence ATGAGCGATCCAAATTTCTGGTCGATTATCTCAGTCGCTCTTGCATTAGCCGTGACGCTGATCGGTGCCTTGTTGGCACTTCTGGCATACGGGCATCATCGCCGTCAAGCGATCCGATTTTGGGAACGTGAACAGCGTTTACCCGACGCGACTCGACTGGCCAATCTGCAAGTTCAGATCGAAGAGCTGCGAGAGGAGTACGACACTCTGAAAGACAACGTATTCGACGCACAGCAAACGATCGAAGCGGCAGAAAACCAACGTCAATGGATGGAAGACGCGAAGGAAGAAATTGCAAGGCTTGAGGAAGACAAGCTAGAAGTTGCACGCATTCAAAACGAACTCGAAACGGCCCAATCACAACTTGCGAGCCTAAACGAACAGAAATCAGGCTTAGACGGGGAGATCGCTGATCGAAAATCTCAACTCGAAGAGCTGGATGAAAGGCAACGCACGCTTGCACTTGACTTGCAGGATCTTCAGCGTGAACTCGAACGCGCCGCGGCACTTCGGGAAGAGATCACACAACTAGAGGATCGCAAGAAAGCGGCACAGGAACAGGCAGAGCAACTTGAAGAAGCTGCCGCTCAGTTAAGGCGAAAGCTAGAAGTTCAAATCGAGCAGCAAAAGCGGGCTGCGAGGGAAGAGGCGGACCGTTTCGAGCAAGCTGCGGCACAAGCGAGGCGGAAGCTCGAAGACGAACTGGAACAACAAAAGCGAGCAGCGAAGGAAGAAGTAGATTCGCTCGATCGTGAACTGAACGATCTGAAGCGACGTCGCGAAGAATCCGAGGCAGCTGCAAGCAAGTTGCAAGAATCCCTTGATCGATTGAAGAACGAAAGGACGGACTTGGAAAAAGAACGCCGCAAACTCGCGAGCGAAGTTGCTCAACTCGAGTCGAAGTCGAACGCACTGAGTGCTCAGATTCCGACGTTGGAAACCATGTTCGACAATCTTTCATCGGCAGTGGCGCAACATGATGGGCCCACCAAGCCAGAGGAAAACGAAATTTGGCAGCCCGTGTTGCCAGTTCTCGAATCGACGCTACAGAAGTCCCGTAGCGAACAGGAATGCCTGGAAGACCTGGCTGGCAGCCTTGTGTCGTTTGGATTGAAATTCGATCGCCGCACTCTTTACGCTTTCCATACCTCACTCAAGACGACTGACAGCTCACCACTGGTGACGCTCGCCGGTGTTAGCGGCACGGGCAAGAGCGAATTACCAAGACGCTACGCAGAAGCAACTGGCATTAATTTTCTCAATGTGGCTGTCCAACCTCGTTGGGACAGTCCGCAGGATTTGTTTGGGTTCTACGATTACCTCGAAAGACGTTTTCGCCCCACCGATCTCACACGGGCACTGATTCAGATGGATCCGATCGGGGCGGAGAACGACCGCGGTTGGAATCCACCACAGGGTTACGAACAGCAGCGATTGCCCAATCAATTGCTGCTGGTGTTGCTCGACGAGATGAACCTTGCCCGCATTGAGTACTACTTCAGCGAGTTTTTGAGTCGCTTGGAGACTCGACGAAGCATCGACCCCAAGAACTCTCAGAGACGAAAACTCGCAGAGATTCCGTTGGACGTCGGCGGGCGAAGAAGTGGCCAGCCGCCCATGCAGCTATTTGTCGACAAGAATGTTTTATTCGTCGGAACGATGAACGAGGATGAAACGACTCAGGCACTGTCCGACAAGGTGATTGACCGAGCCAACGTGCTCCGATTTGGCAGCCCAAATTCCATTGTGCCAGTTCCGGCGTCACAGCGAAACGGACGCCTCTCAGGAAGCCGCCCTCGATTGACCCGCGATACGTGGGAAGGCTGGTGCAAAACCTCGGAAGCTCTTACTGAAGTTGAGCGTGGGACTCTTTTGGATTGGATCGGTGAACTACGAGGATCGATGGATCAAGTCAATCGGCCTTTTGCCTATCGTGTCGCACACTCGATGCTTGAATACGCCGCAAATTACCCGGACGTCGAACGGCATTTAGACTTCGTCATTGCTGATCAAATCGAACAGAAGATACTGCCGAAGTTGATGGGGTTGAATCCTCAAGACCCTAGCGTGCAACGAGCCTTCGGGACAATCGATCGAATTCTTGAGAAGGTTGATGATGATGCCTTGAAGACCAAGATTGAGATTTGTCGCAAAGACGATTATTTCCAATGGACCGGCATCGATCGCACCGAGGTCTAG
- a CDS encoding AAA domain-containing protein — MTTRELARSLKTRPSEVNQCLLKLQGDGQVTFRGGKWSVIHSRADLGSNLSANPTATTSSPSRTNSRQSPNQNGRPQSSHDPTSRSSTRTKMVSRHLDRRGSRWSTFRRLCDYYAECVRLDQRSSITATAADEFETIVCMDGALPNSSQLQIRTRESWHKWIRKLTEDDYLFVGYPLQRYRWRDAQKGEDVDFVSPVFVLPCRTNLQGTDLHLESVGPVRINEGWLERRLKNVDERRTFLELCGVDSVSDDGINSTAWSECARLLNHFYPDWQVEALDPGRVRSSPGLASLRKDGIYNRAGLIIPKKWKFTGGLYKELLKLANETPDEQLDQSALRHFFPHDGTESRRDFRPATDSEDPKLPANSASNDVRPPDVIGAQVLTLNHEQMAASRAAAEQNLSIVVGPPGTGKSRVVAAVLAQQALLDRSALAASRNHQALEAVVPRVNAITEPWPIMLRLARPWGAPADMSMQAAIGQLVSSDLVGDREHLENVRQALARRIDDHEKTAEVVSQVGEIREALRKRSFDLDELVRLVPKEYRDLATRGHEQLPNEIEINAAIGILADPKPFRWSLTWLWQRLFQKKRLRQGLSRAIAIDGKMKQVFDRSRKLPAMGHNATPETITFSRKVLEFWKPIVQTNEAAFLASELRRQLDALPPTDKACRAAHKTAEEVAKLSAESFLELARQSGAEISDEERCLLANILATIENRSGLDSEADHRRWSEAMRKAFPIFLKHFPLAATTNLSIRRDINLEPAVFDLLVIDEASQCDIASVIPLMFRAKRAMIVGDPMQLSHVTSLSSATDRHLRRQFGVDDIELERFSYRTSSMFHFANTSPSVGSRVSLRQHHRCHPSIAAYCSETFYKGSWTVLTEDTGKQGIQWTDVPDDSQPAPGGGALSQQQISHICDELKRLHEDGYKGSLGVVTPFRQQANRLRDAIYQSLPQEFIVTARLLVDTADGFQGDERDIVLFSLVGGETLTDGSLRFLSGGPNRFNVAASRAKQLLHVFGDSTWARNCNIRHIRTLAEFCDRELAERSKAAQSGFRADLVGPVWEPALAEAMTKAGLQFHQQYPACGRFLDFALFSDEMKLDVEVDGETYHRSGSGDRVSDDIRRDQALIASGWTILRFWVYELREDMGRCVEKIKQTIGRNDSL, encoded by the coding sequence ATGACGACTCGTGAACTGGCGCGATCACTGAAGACTCGCCCAAGTGAAGTCAATCAGTGTTTGTTGAAGCTTCAAGGTGATGGGCAGGTCACATTTCGCGGAGGTAAATGGTCGGTTATCCATTCGCGTGCGGACTTGGGCAGCAACCTTTCAGCAAATCCGACCGCCACAACTTCGTCGCCGTCGCGGACCAATTCTCGACAGTCACCGAATCAGAACGGTCGCCCTCAATCTTCACACGACCCTACGAGCCGATCTTCGACTCGGACGAAGATGGTTTCCCGCCATCTCGATCGTCGGGGCTCACGCTGGTCGACCTTTCGGCGACTGTGCGACTACTATGCAGAGTGCGTGCGTTTAGATCAGCGGTCTTCGATCACGGCGACAGCGGCCGACGAATTTGAGACCATCGTTTGCATGGATGGTGCGTTGCCTAACTCTTCGCAGTTGCAGATTCGCACACGGGAGTCGTGGCACAAATGGATTCGGAAACTGACTGAGGATGACTACCTGTTTGTTGGGTATCCGCTGCAGCGATACCGGTGGCGGGACGCGCAGAAAGGCGAGGACGTCGATTTTGTCTCACCTGTTTTTGTCCTTCCGTGCCGAACCAACCTGCAGGGCACTGATCTTCACTTGGAATCAGTTGGTCCTGTTCGCATCAATGAGGGCTGGCTTGAACGTCGTCTCAAGAATGTCGACGAGCGTCGTACTTTCCTGGAGCTCTGTGGTGTCGACTCCGTAAGTGACGATGGAATCAACTCGACGGCATGGAGTGAATGTGCGAGGTTGTTGAATCACTTTTATCCAGACTGGCAGGTTGAGGCGCTCGACCCTGGTCGCGTGCGGTCATCACCTGGATTGGCCAGCCTGCGAAAAGATGGCATTTACAACCGAGCTGGTTTGATCATCCCGAAAAAGTGGAAGTTCACAGGAGGCCTATACAAGGAACTTCTGAAGCTAGCGAACGAGACGCCGGACGAGCAACTAGATCAAAGCGCGTTACGGCATTTCTTTCCACACGATGGCACAGAAAGTCGTCGAGACTTTCGCCCGGCAACGGATAGCGAAGATCCAAAACTCCCAGCTAATTCTGCCTCAAATGACGTTAGGCCGCCGGATGTCATCGGTGCTCAGGTATTGACGTTGAATCACGAACAAATGGCAGCTTCGCGAGCCGCAGCCGAGCAAAATCTTTCCATTGTCGTTGGACCGCCCGGAACCGGAAAGTCGCGAGTCGTTGCTGCCGTTCTTGCTCAGCAAGCACTATTGGACCGCAGCGCGCTTGCAGCCAGCCGCAACCATCAAGCACTCGAAGCGGTTGTACCCCGCGTCAACGCAATCACCGAACCTTGGCCTATCATGCTTCGTCTTGCTCGGCCGTGGGGGGCACCCGCCGACATGTCAATGCAGGCAGCGATTGGGCAATTGGTTTCAAGCGATTTGGTTGGAGACCGAGAGCATCTCGAAAATGTACGCCAAGCACTGGCGAGGAGAATTGACGATCATGAGAAAACGGCTGAGGTGGTTTCGCAAGTGGGGGAAATCCGTGAGGCACTCCGCAAGCGATCGTTCGATCTCGACGAATTGGTGCGTTTGGTGCCCAAAGAGTATCGTGACCTCGCGACTCGCGGCCACGAACAGTTACCTAACGAGATAGAGATCAACGCTGCGATTGGAATACTGGCCGATCCGAAACCGTTTCGATGGTCGTTGACCTGGTTGTGGCAGCGACTGTTTCAGAAGAAGCGATTGCGACAAGGACTAAGTCGCGCGATTGCGATCGACGGCAAGATGAAACAAGTGTTCGATCGATCGAGAAAACTCCCAGCTATGGGGCACAATGCGACTCCGGAAACAATCACCTTCAGCCGGAAGGTGCTGGAATTTTGGAAGCCGATCGTGCAAACGAACGAAGCAGCATTTTTGGCAAGTGAATTGCGAAGGCAGCTTGATGCACTCCCTCCCACGGATAAAGCATGTCGTGCTGCCCATAAGACTGCTGAAGAAGTCGCCAAACTTTCAGCTGAGTCGTTTCTGGAACTGGCACGACAAAGCGGTGCTGAAATCTCCGACGAAGAGCGATGTCTACTTGCAAACATATTGGCGACGATTGAGAATCGAAGCGGATTGGACTCCGAGGCCGATCATCGACGCTGGTCGGAAGCGATGCGGAAAGCGTTTCCAATTTTCTTAAAACATTTTCCGTTGGCGGCGACAACCAATCTTTCTATTCGCCGAGACATCAACCTCGAACCAGCCGTATTCGACTTATTGGTGATCGACGAAGCTTCGCAGTGTGACATCGCTTCAGTGATTCCGCTTATGTTTCGCGCCAAGCGAGCCATGATCGTTGGCGATCCGATGCAGCTCTCGCATGTGACAAGCCTTTCGTCGGCGACTGACCGCCATCTGCGTCGACAATTTGGTGTCGATGACATTGAGTTGGAACGATTTAGCTATCGAACCTCATCTATGTTTCACTTCGCCAATACGTCGCCAAGCGTTGGATCGCGAGTGTCACTGCGACAGCATCACCGGTGTCATCCTTCGATCGCCGCCTATTGCAGCGAGACGTTCTACAAAGGTTCTTGGACGGTCTTGACGGAAGACACGGGCAAACAAGGAATTCAATGGACAGACGTTCCCGACGACAGCCAGCCTGCCCCGGGCGGCGGCGCTCTGAGCCAACAACAGATCTCGCATATTTGTGACGAATTGAAACGTTTGCACGAGGACGGATACAAGGGTTCGCTGGGTGTTGTTACCCCGTTTCGCCAACAAGCCAACCGACTCCGAGACGCCATTTACCAGTCCTTGCCCCAAGAATTCATTGTGACGGCTCGGTTACTGGTCGACACGGCCGATGGGTTTCAAGGCGACGAACGTGACATTGTTCTGTTTAGCTTGGTTGGCGGAGAGACGCTGACAGATGGTTCGCTTCGCTTTTTATCGGGCGGTCCAAACCGATTCAACGTTGCTGCCAGTCGTGCGAAACAGCTGCTGCACGTTTTCGGCGATTCGACTTGGGCACGTAATTGCAACATCCGCCACATCCGCACGCTCGCTGAGTTTTGTGATCGCGAACTGGCCGAAAGATCCAAGGCAGCCCAATCAGGCTTTCGCGCCGACTTGGTCGGCCCGGTGTGGGAGCCGGCGCTGGCAGAAGCGATGACGAAGGCCGGGTTGCAGTTTCACCAGCAGTATCCAGCGTGCGGTAGGTTCCTTGATTTCGCTTTGTTCAGCGATGAGATGAAGCTGGATGTCGAGGTCGACGGTGAGACCTATCACCGCAGCGGCAGCGGTGATCGCGTTTCGGACGACATTCGTCGGGATCAGGCGTTGATCGCAAGCGGATGGACGATCCTTCGATTCTGGGTGTATGAACTCCGCGAAGACATGGGACGATGCGTTGAAAAGATCAAGCAAACCATTGGGAGAAATGATTCTCTATGA